A window of Desulfofundulus luciae contains these coding sequences:
- the sigI gene encoding RNA polymerase sigma-I factor → MVLPVEDLDHLLALARSGDGTARERLLAECRPFIARVTAGLCRRHLEWGFDDELSIAFITFNEAIDRYEEDRKVPFLAFARLMIKSRVTDYLRKEARASAHMAGSLNSEQEDLSVSPLESSLAWQDYLAREAAREREEEIRDYAKILAEFEISFSELVRCAPRHQDARRVLLGVSRLLAADDSLFEHLMKTKKLPLKELSLVTGVHRKTLERGRKYIIAMALLWRNCHEFLYLCHYLRTSGKGD, encoded by the coding sequence ATGGTGCTGCCGGTGGAGGATTTAGATCACCTCCTTGCCCTGGCCAGGTCAGGGGATGGTACGGCCCGGGAAAGATTGCTGGCTGAGTGCCGCCCCTTTATAGCCCGGGTTACTGCCGGGCTTTGCCGCCGGCATCTGGAATGGGGTTTTGATGACGAGCTGAGCATTGCCTTCATTACTTTTAATGAAGCCATTGACCGTTACGAAGAGGACCGGAAGGTGCCCTTTTTAGCTTTTGCCCGGCTCATGATTAAGAGCCGTGTTACTGATTACCTGCGTAAGGAAGCTAGGGCGTCCGCCCACATGGCCGGGTCACTGAACAGTGAACAGGAGGATCTATCCGTCAGCCCCCTTGAGTCATCGCTGGCCTGGCAGGATTACCTTGCCCGGGAGGCAGCCCGGGAAAGGGAAGAAGAGATCAGGGACTATGCTAAAATCCTGGCCGAATTTGAGATCTCCTTTTCCGAACTGGTACGCTGTGCACCCAGGCATCAGGATGCGCGACGGGTTTTGCTGGGAGTTTCCCGTCTCCTGGCTGCCGATGATTCCCTTTTCGAACACCTGATGAAAACAAAAAAATTGCCCTTGAAGGAGCTTTCCCTGGTTACCGGTGTGCACCGCAAAACCCTGGAGCGGGGCCGTAAATATATCATTGCCATGGCCCTCTTATGGCGTAATTGCCATGAATTTTTATACCTTTGTCATTATTTAAGAACCAGCGGTAAAGGAGATTGA
- a CDS encoding cation diffusion facilitator family transporter, with protein MDDKVKIARLSVISNTLLTGGKLAVGLAMNSVAVISEALHSGLDLTAALIAYASVRQSSRPADAEHNYGHGKFENVAAIIEALLIVAAGIMIVLQSIPKLLGAREVHHLGLGMAVMGLSAAVNLVISSLLMRTARYTGSPALEADAWHLRTDVYTSAGVFMAMLAIQLTGWYILDPLIALVVSLFIFKAAYDLLRGSWGSIVDARLPDDEERLIRQVLTSYAGEFVQFHDLRTRRAGSDRYIDFHLVVPGYRPIAQVHQLCDAIEDDICRQLAGASVLIHTEPCRPGTSDCHVCRVHVSLTPTTQKRSCEECRACALDTDGTAPEGGESG; from the coding sequence TTGGACGATAAAGTAAAGATCGCCAGGCTTTCGGTCATTTCAAATACCCTGCTCACCGGCGGCAAATTGGCTGTTGGTCTGGCTATGAATTCGGTAGCAGTTATTTCTGAAGCATTGCACTCAGGTCTTGACCTGACGGCGGCGCTCATTGCTTATGCCTCGGTGCGACAATCCTCCCGTCCGGCTGATGCCGAGCATAATTACGGCCACGGTAAGTTTGAGAATGTGGCTGCCATTATTGAAGCGCTGTTAATTGTCGCTGCCGGGATCATGATCGTGCTGCAGTCCATTCCCAAACTCCTGGGCGCCCGGGAGGTGCACCACCTGGGCCTTGGCATGGCGGTGATGGGGCTGTCGGCAGCCGTCAACCTGGTCATTTCCAGCCTTTTGATGCGTACCGCCAGGTACACCGGTTCCCCGGCCCTGGAAGCCGATGCCTGGCACCTGCGTACCGATGTCTACACCTCGGCGGGAGTGTTTATGGCCATGCTGGCCATTCAACTGACCGGCTGGTACATCCTGGATCCCCTGATCGCCCTGGTCGTTTCCCTCTTCATTTTCAAAGCGGCTTATGATCTCCTGCGGGGTTCCTGGGGCAGCATTGTTGATGCCCGCCTTCCCGACGATGAAGAACGGTTAATCCGGCAGGTTCTAACCTCCTATGCCGGTGAATTTGTTCAGTTCCACGACCTGCGTACCCGCCGGGCGGGTTCGGACCGCTACATAGATTTTCACCTGGTGGTTCCCGGTTACCGTCCCATCGCCCAGGTGCACCAGCTCTGTGACGCCATCGAAGACGACATCTGCCGGCAGTTGGCCGGAGCCAGCGTACTTATCCATACCGAACCCTGCCGTCCGGGCACAAGCGATTGTCATGTTTGCCGGGTGCATGTCTCCCTGACCCCCACCACTCAAAAACGCAGCTGTGAGGAATGTCGCGCCTGTGCTCTGGATACGGATGGGACAGCGCCTGAAGGTGGTGAAAGTGGCTGA
- a CDS encoding TraR/DksA C4-type zinc finger protein, whose protein sequence is MDAQQLAGIRRRLEEEKQRQMGLIKGINEGGLATSMADSIGELSLYDNNPGDIGTEMFERSKDFALREDAKIKIRAIDEALARLDRGTYGTCDICGGTIDPGRLEAIPYTTVCYRCRLKDEKRPVSSYRPIEEEIIKDLYQTSFEKDMDSVMYDLEDSWQEVARYFEHAGQAGAGAYYGPNELAGEDRGYVEEVENIPYEIGDDGVIYENRRGYDDESAPSERIDVGIEHSKKEEDSSPHG, encoded by the coding sequence GTGGATGCACAACAACTGGCGGGGATACGCCGCCGCCTGGAAGAAGAAAAACAAAGACAGATGGGGCTGATTAAAGGCATAAATGAGGGTGGCCTGGCCACTTCCATGGCCGATTCCATTGGTGAATTGTCCCTTTACGACAACAACCCGGGCGACATCGGCACGGAAATGTTTGAGCGCAGCAAGGATTTCGCCTTGCGGGAGGATGCCAAAATCAAGATCCGCGCCATTGATGAAGCGCTGGCCAGGCTTGACCGGGGCACATACGGCACCTGCGATATCTGCGGGGGAACCATTGATCCCGGAAGGTTGGAGGCCATTCCCTATACTACCGTTTGTTATCGTTGTCGCTTGAAGGATGAAAAGCGCCCGGTTAGCTCCTACCGTCCCATAGAGGAGGAAATCATTAAGGATCTTTACCAGACCAGCTTTGAAAAAGACATGGATAGTGTTATGTATGATCTGGAAGACTCCTGGCAGGAGGTGGCGCGTTATTTTGAACACGCCGGGCAGGCTGGAGCCGGGGCTTACTACGGCCCCAATGAGCTGGCCGGGGAGGACCGGGGGTACGTGGAAGAGGTAGAAAACATCCCGTACGAAATAGGCGATGACGGGGTGATTTACGAGAACCGGCGCGGCTATGATGACGAAAGCGCACCCTCCGAACGCATCGATGTGGGCATCGAGCACAGCAAAAAGGAGGAGGACAGTTCCCCTCACGGCTAA
- a CDS encoding DUF5665 domain-containing protein, giving the protein MDERERRILEALRDKITELSINMEKMKLAEYVQLLEQPGRLLYVNFLSGLARGVGVAVGFALLGAILIMILQRLVMLNLPVIGGFIAEIVAIVQSRLGGP; this is encoded by the coding sequence GTGGATGAAAGGGAAAGGCGCATTTTGGAAGCCCTGCGGGACAAAATTACCGAGCTATCCATTAACATGGAAAAGATGAAACTGGCCGAGTATGTTCAGCTTTTAGAACAGCCCGGGAGGCTGCTCTACGTTAATTTTCTTTCCGGCCTGGCCCGGGGTGTGGGGGTAGCGGTGGGTTTTGCCCTGCTGGGGGCCATCCTGATTATGATTTTGCAGCGGCTGGTGATGCTCAACCTGCCGGTAATCGGCGGTTTCATCGCCGAGATTGTGGCCATTGTCCAGAGCCGCCTGGGCGGCCCCTAA
- the secF gene encoding protein translocase subunit SecF: MHFIKLRKIWYAISIAVILPGLISLMLQGLNLGIDFTGGNLLEVRFARPVPVEKVRQVVAAQGLEISRGIQKSGTSDYIIRTRHLTQDEQEKLVAALNGLGKNTMLRNESVGPTIGRELTTKAILALLIASVLMVIYITIRFEFKQGIAAIIALLHDTLVVTGIFSLFRIEVDSSFVAALLTIIGYSINDTIVIFDRIRENMLARKKGECLEDVVNASLWQTLTRSINTVLTVVFVLVALYFLGGSTIRNFVLAMLIGVVSGAYSSIFNASPLWVDFKLLEKRAKVKEARA; encoded by the coding sequence ATGCACTTTATTAAACTGCGGAAAATCTGGTATGCCATATCCATCGCGGTTATTTTGCCCGGATTGATCTCCCTTATGCTTCAGGGGTTGAATCTCGGCATTGATTTTACCGGCGGCAACTTGCTGGAGGTCCGCTTTGCCAGGCCGGTGCCGGTGGAAAAGGTGCGGCAGGTGGTGGCTGCCCAGGGCCTGGAGATCAGCCGGGGTATTCAGAAAAGCGGTACCTCCGATTATATCATTCGCACCAGGCACCTGACCCAGGATGAGCAGGAAAAGCTGGTGGCCGCTCTGAACGGCCTGGGCAAAAATACCATGCTGCGCAACGAATCGGTAGGTCCCACCATCGGGCGGGAGCTGACCACCAAGGCCATCCTGGCCCTGTTGATAGCTTCGGTGCTAATGGTTATTTACATCACCATTCGTTTTGAGTTCAAGCAGGGAATTGCGGCCATTATTGCGCTCCTGCACGATACCCTGGTCGTTACCGGTATTTTTTCCCTTTTCCGGATTGAAGTCGATAGTTCCTTTGTGGCGGCCCTCTTAACCATTATCGGTTACTCTATTAACGACACCATTGTTATTTTCGACCGCATCCGGGAGAATATGCTGGCCCGCAAAAAAGGGGAATGCCTGGAAGATGTGGTTAACGCCAGCCTGTGGCAAACCCTGACCCGGTCCATCAACACGGTGCTGACCGTAGTTTTTGTGCTGGTGGCCCTTTATTTCCTGGGCGGCAGCACCATCCGCAACTTTGTCCTGGCCATGCTCATTGGCGTGGTCAGCGGTGCCTATTCCTCCATCTTCAACGCCAGCCCCCTGTGGGTGGACTTCAAGCTCCTGGAAAAGCGGGCCAAAGTAAAGGAAGCCCGCGCTTAG
- the secD gene encoding protein translocase subunit SecD, with protein MKWNKILILAVIVVIVSLATMAAVAPVWQQNPYLGKYLPLIKDAVLGLDLRGGVHVVLEAQDTPEAKVTPDKMKQLMAVIQRRVNQFGVSEPVIQQQGERRLIVELAGNIDPEKAVREIVKTAYLEFKTEDGKTVVTGADLKDAIESKDPASGQVKVDLTFNPQGARKFAEATAANVGRHIAIILDGKVLQNPVVQEAIPNGKAQITGYQSLEEAHNIAVLLRSGALPVKVEIAEKRAIGPALGADSLKKSEHAGVVGVLAILIFMVMYYRLPGLVADFALLIYALIVLAIYVGLHVTMTLPGIAAFLLSLGIAVDANVIIFERLKEELRTGKSLRSAIDAGFKRAFTAIFDSNATTLIAALVLYFLGTGPIRGFAVTLGIGIVASMFTAISVTRWLLHLVAASGLVKNAKAYGA; from the coding sequence ATGAAGTGGAATAAGATTTTAATTTTGGCAGTTATAGTGGTTATTGTGTCCCTGGCCACGATGGCCGCCGTGGCTCCGGTTTGGCAGCAAAACCCCTACCTGGGGAAATACCTGCCTCTGATCAAGGACGCTGTCCTGGGATTGGACCTGCGGGGCGGCGTCCATGTGGTACTTGAGGCCCAGGATACACCCGAGGCAAAAGTGACCCCCGACAAAATGAAGCAGCTGATGGCCGTAATTCAGCGCCGGGTGAACCAGTTCGGGGTGAGCGAACCGGTCATTCAGCAACAGGGGGAACGCCGGTTAATTGTAGAGCTGGCCGGTAATATTGATCCCGAAAAAGCCGTGCGTGAAATAGTAAAGACGGCCTACCTGGAGTTCAAGACCGAGGACGGCAAGACGGTGGTAACCGGAGCCGACTTAAAGGATGCCATCGAATCCAAGGACCCTGCTTCCGGTCAGGTGAAAGTGGATCTTACTTTTAATCCACAAGGAGCCAGAAAATTTGCCGAGGCTACGGCAGCCAACGTGGGCAGGCATATCGCCATTATTTTGGACGGCAAAGTACTGCAAAACCCGGTGGTGCAGGAGGCCATTCCAAATGGCAAAGCTCAGATCACCGGCTATCAGTCCCTGGAGGAAGCTCATAACATTGCCGTCCTGCTTCGTTCCGGTGCCCTGCCGGTAAAAGTGGAGATTGCCGAGAAACGGGCCATTGGGCCGGCCCTGGGGGCAGACTCCCTGAAAAAATCCGAGCACGCCGGAGTGGTGGGTGTGCTGGCCATATTGATCTTCATGGTTATGTACTACCGCCTGCCGGGACTGGTGGCCGATTTTGCCCTGCTGATCTACGCCCTGATTGTCCTGGCTATTTATGTGGGCCTGCATGTGACCATGACCCTGCCGGGCATCGCCGCCTTCCTGTTGTCCCTGGGCATTGCCGTTGATGCCAACGTGATTATCTTCGAGCGGCTGAAGGAGGAGCTGCGGACCGGCAAGAGTTTGCGCTCGGCCATTGATGCCGGGTTCAAGCGGGCCTTTACCGCTATCTTCGACTCCAACGCCACCACCCTCATTGCCGCCCTGGTGCTTTATTTTTTGGGCACCGGTCCCATCCGGGGCTTTGCCGTGACCCTTGGTATCGGTATTGTGGCCAGCATGTTTACGGCCATCAGCGTAACCCGGTGGTTGCTGCACCTGGTGGCCGCCAGCGGACTGGTAAAAAATGCAAAAGCTTACGGGGCATAG
- a CDS encoding HD domain-containing protein, producing the protein MITLEDIKNNPIVDSFIRKGNEYLGVMGFTEHSYRHLNLVSSIARSILERLGYPEREAELAAIAGYLHDIGNVVSRNDHGISGAVLAFSILNGMGMHPDEIATVISAIANHEEQYGQPVNNVAAALIVADKSDVHRSRVRNQDFATFDIHDRVNYAVEHAFIWVDREKRTITMDLTIDINICPVMEYFEIFLTRMTLCRRAANFLQCNFELIINGSKLL; encoded by the coding sequence TTGATTACCCTGGAAGATATCAAAAATAACCCGATCGTGGACAGCTTCATCCGCAAGGGCAACGAGTACCTGGGAGTAATGGGTTTCACTGAGCACAGCTACCGGCATTTAAACCTGGTGAGCAGTATTGCCCGTAGTATCCTGGAACGGCTGGGGTACCCCGAAAGGGAAGCCGAACTGGCGGCCATCGCGGGTTACCTGCACGACATAGGCAATGTAGTCAGCAGGAACGACCATGGTATTTCCGGGGCGGTTCTGGCCTTTTCTATTTTGAACGGCATGGGCATGCACCCAGATGAGATAGCCACGGTAATTTCGGCCATCGCCAATCACGAGGAGCAGTACGGCCAGCCGGTCAACAATGTGGCGGCGGCCCTGATTGTGGCCGATAAGTCCGACGTACACCGTTCCCGGGTGCGCAACCAGGACTTTGCCACCTTTGATATACACGACCGGGTAAACTATGCCGTGGAGCATGCCTTTATCTGGGTTGACAGGGAAAAACGCACCATTACCATGGATCTCACCATTGACATTAATATCTGCCCGGTAATGGAGTATTTTGAGATCTTCCTTACCCGGATGACCCTTTGCCGGCGGGCAGCCAACTTTTTGCAGTGTAATTTTGAGCTGATCATAAACGGTTCCAAGTTGCTTTAG
- the yajC gene encoding preprotein translocase subunit YajC translates to MNQQVVSLLYIVALFALLYFLLIRPQQQRQKKHMEMIRNLKVNDPIVTIGGIYGTIVKIKDDTLVVRVADNVRIEILKNAVAQVRPREEEEEKEK, encoded by the coding sequence ATGAACCAGCAGGTTGTTTCGTTGCTCTACATTGTAGCCCTGTTTGCCCTGCTCTATTTCCTGCTCATTCGCCCCCAGCAGCAACGGCAGAAAAAGCACATGGAAATGATCCGTAACCTCAAGGTAAACGATCCCATTGTGACGATAGGCGGTATCTATGGTACCATAGTAAAGATAAAGGATGATACCCTGGTGGTACGGGTGGCGGACAATGTGCGGATTGAGATCTTGAAAAATGCCGTTGCCCAGGTCAGACCACGGGAGGAAGAAGAGGAAAAGGAAAAATAG
- the tgt gene encoding tRNA guanosine(34) transglycosylase Tgt yields the protein MTVSFSIIKEDARTGARAGVLHTLRGDVETPVFMPVGTQATVKTMTPREVWDLGGRLILSNTYHLYLRPGADLIREAGGLHRFMGWTGPILTDSGGFQVFSLASLRRIEEEGVWFRSHIDGSEHFFSPEKAMAVQEALGSDIAMAFDQCAPYPCTYEEAREAMERTSRWALRCKEARRREDQALFGIVQGGVHRDLREKSAKDLVELDFPGYGIGGLSVGEPKDIMYQVLDYTVPLLPREKPRYLMGVGSPDCLLEGVARGVDMFDCVLPTRIARNGTVFTRDGKLVVRNAGYARDFRPLDPECDCYACRHFTRAYIRHLIKANEVLGIRLTTIHNLHFVLELMRNIRRAILEGNFYDYKEAFLARWNKN from the coding sequence GTGACCGTTAGCTTTTCCATCATCAAGGAAGATGCCCGCACCGGGGCCCGGGCGGGGGTTCTCCATACCCTTCGAGGGGACGTAGAAACCCCGGTGTTTATGCCCGTGGGTACCCAGGCCACGGTGAAAACCATGACTCCCCGGGAAGTATGGGACCTGGGCGGCAGGCTGATCTTGAGCAATACCTATCACCTGTACCTCCGTCCCGGCGCCGACCTGATCCGGGAGGCCGGGGGGCTGCACCGCTTCATGGGCTGGACCGGCCCTATCCTCACCGACAGCGGTGGTTTTCAGGTTTTCAGCCTTGCGTCTCTGCGCCGTATTGAAGAAGAGGGCGTCTGGTTTCGTTCCCATATAGACGGCAGCGAGCACTTTTTCAGCCCTGAAAAGGCGATGGCCGTTCAGGAAGCTCTGGGTTCGGATATCGCCATGGCCTTTGACCAGTGTGCCCCCTATCCCTGCACCTATGAAGAAGCGCGGGAAGCCATGGAACGGACCAGCCGCTGGGCGTTGCGTTGTAAAGAAGCCAGGCGGCGGGAGGACCAGGCCCTGTTTGGCATTGTTCAGGGAGGGGTGCACCGGGACCTGCGGGAAAAAAGTGCAAAGGATTTGGTAGAGCTGGATTTTCCCGGATACGGCATCGGGGGGCTCAGTGTGGGGGAACCTAAGGATATCATGTATCAGGTTCTGGACTATACCGTTCCCCTGCTGCCCCGGGAGAAGCCCCGGTATTTGATGGGCGTGGGGTCGCCCGACTGCCTGCTGGAAGGGGTGGCCCGGGGGGTGGATATGTTTGATTGCGTTCTGCCTACCCGCATTGCCCGCAATGGGACTGTTTTCACCCGTGACGGGAAACTGGTGGTCCGCAATGCCGGGTATGCCCGGGATTTTCGCCCCCTGGACCCGGAGTGCGATTGTTATGCCTGCCGGCACTTTACCCGGGCCTACATTCGCCATCTCATTAAGGCTAACGAAGTGCTGGGCATTCGCCTCACCACCATCCATAACCTGCATTTTGTTCTCGAGTTGATGAGAAACATTCGCCGGGCCATTTTGGAAGGCAACTTCTACGATTATAAGGAGGCATTTCTGGCGCGCTGGAACAAAAATTAA
- the queA gene encoding tRNA preQ1(34) S-adenosylmethionine ribosyltransferase-isomerase QueA has translation MGLQLSDFDYDLPPELIAQDPAPRRDESRLMVLFRDDGRMEHRLFRDIVEYLSPQDVLVVNDTRVIPARLTGCKAQGGAEVEVLLLRPLDEWRWEALVRPGRRLRPGTRLIFGDGLAEGLVEDVTETGGRVVSFTSALPFEEVLSRLGKMPLPPYIKKYPEDPERYQTVYARQEGSAAAPTAGLHFTTELLDRIEARGVQLVRVLLHVGLGTFRPVRVQDITRHHMHAEYYEVTEEAARAINVARARGGRVVAVGTTTTRCLETVADTDGQIRPGTGWTDIFIYPGYRFKAVDALVTNFHLPKSTLLMMVSAFAGREKILHAYRTAVEMRYRFFSFGDAMLIL, from the coding sequence TTGGGCTTACAATTGAGTGACTTTGATTACGATCTGCCGCCAGAACTAATAGCCCAGGACCCTGCTCCCCGCAGGGATGAGTCCCGCTTGATGGTGTTGTTCCGGGATGATGGCCGAATGGAACACCGGTTGTTCCGGGACATCGTGGAGTACCTTTCACCACAGGATGTGCTGGTGGTTAATGATACCCGGGTTATTCCGGCCCGGTTGACGGGCTGCAAAGCCCAGGGCGGGGCAGAAGTAGAGGTTCTACTTCTCAGGCCGCTGGACGAATGGCGATGGGAGGCGCTGGTGCGGCCGGGGCGGCGGTTGAGGCCTGGTACCCGCCTGATCTTTGGCGACGGCTTGGCCGAGGGTCTGGTGGAGGATGTGACTGAGACGGGTGGGCGGGTAGTGTCCTTTACCTCGGCTCTCCCCTTTGAGGAGGTGCTGTCCCGGCTGGGCAAGATGCCCCTGCCTCCTTACATTAAAAAGTACCCGGAAGATCCCGAACGTTACCAGACAGTTTACGCCCGGCAGGAGGGGTCCGCCGCGGCTCCCACCGCCGGGTTGCATTTTACCACGGAATTGCTTGACAGGATTGAAGCCAGGGGAGTGCAACTGGTCCGGGTGCTGCTGCACGTGGGATTGGGCACCTTCCGGCCGGTGAGGGTCCAGGATATCACCCGGCACCACATGCATGCCGAATATTACGAGGTTACTGAAGAAGCCGCCCGGGCCATAAATGTGGCCCGCGCCCGGGGTGGGCGGGTGGTGGCCGTGGGCACGACCACCACCCGGTGCCTGGAAACGGTGGCGGACACCGACGGGCAAATCCGGCCCGGGACGGGGTGGACGGATATCTTCATCTATCCCGGCTACCGGTTTAAGGCCGTGGACGCCCTGGTGACCAACTTCCACCTGCCTAAATCCACCCTTTTAATGATGGTCAGCGCCTTTGCGGGCCGGGAAAAGATTTTACACGCCTACCGCACGGCGGTGGAAATGCGCTACCGCTTCTTCAGCTTTGGCGATGCCATGCTGATTCTTTAG
- a CDS encoding SpoIID/LytB domain-containing protein, which produces MFNKRLSSAILFLGLLALLGYPALPALGEVVVAPYDVRVGLVQQASQVTFSVTGNYQLVDYYTSKIISEVVPGQRWEVCFSPSGLELYRDGNRIGCFTGPVGVRGKVLQVDVLSGTGKQLEREGGLHALGANDKRVVLNNLAGVSVMGAGGQMKKIAPAGGLNLVTLYQGDQARRYRGNMEFRLDGKGITVVNQLPIEEYLYGVVPAEMPAHWPVEALKAQAVAARSYVLAQLGTYASQGFDVLATQASQVYRGYDGEQPAASKAVDETSGVVMTYRGRPVSAVFHSSSGGYTENSEDVWKNQVDYLRGRPDPFDRNPQNKHYDWIKTYTAEQLKEQLAASGYRFSEIYDLVEMERTSTGQRVKCLVVSGLGLDGQPLTIEIGHDPLKGKADEVRRALGLKSACFTMEKIMTGNGAPGQQEPPADQVVPGQRQQDNRPRLLKVTFRGSGWGHGVGMSQYGALGMASQGYSYQEILKYYYTGVQIVSNYGA; this is translated from the coding sequence GTGTTTAATAAGCGGTTGAGTTCAGCTATCCTTTTTTTAGGACTGCTGGCCCTGTTGGGCTATCCCGCCTTGCCTGCACTGGGGGAGGTCGTGGTGGCACCTTATGACGTCCGGGTCGGCCTGGTACAGCAGGCCAGCCAAGTTACGTTTTCAGTAACGGGAAATTATCAACTGGTTGACTATTATACCAGCAAGATCATATCTGAAGTTGTTCCCGGCCAGCGCTGGGAAGTGTGCTTTTCCCCCAGCGGCCTGGAATTGTACAGGGATGGTAACCGGATTGGTTGCTTTACCGGCCCTGTGGGGGTACGGGGCAAGGTATTACAGGTGGACGTTCTTTCGGGGACAGGAAAACAATTAGAGCGGGAGGGCGGCCTGCACGCCCTTGGGGCAAACGACAAGAGGGTCGTGCTCAATAATCTGGCGGGCGTCAGCGTAATGGGTGCCGGCGGGCAAATGAAAAAAATTGCCCCTGCCGGGGGGCTGAACCTGGTTACCCTCTACCAGGGAGATCAGGCCCGTCGCTACAGGGGCAATATGGAGTTCCGTCTGGATGGCAAGGGGATCACGGTGGTTAACCAGTTGCCCATCGAAGAATATCTTTACGGGGTGGTGCCCGCGGAGATGCCTGCCCACTGGCCGGTAGAGGCACTGAAGGCCCAGGCGGTGGCCGCCCGCAGTTATGTCCTGGCCCAGTTGGGGACCTATGCAAGCCAGGGTTTTGATGTGCTGGCCACCCAGGCAAGCCAGGTATATCGGGGATACGATGGTGAGCAGCCCGCCGCCAGCAAGGCGGTGGATGAAACCAGCGGAGTGGTGATGACCTACCGCGGGCGGCCCGTCAGTGCCGTTTTTCATAGCTCAAGCGGCGGGTACACCGAGAATAGTGAGGACGTCTGGAAAAACCAGGTGGATTACCTGCGTGGCCGGCCGGACCCGTTCGATCGCAACCCCCAGAACAAGCATTACGACTGGATCAAGACTTACACTGCCGAGCAGCTCAAGGAGCAATTGGCTGCATCGGGCTACCGCTTCAGTGAAATTTACGATTTAGTAGAAATGGAGCGCACTTCCACCGGCCAGCGGGTGAAGTGCCTTGTGGTTAGCGGTTTGGGCCTGGACGGCCAGCCTTTAACCATCGAAATCGGCCATGATCCTCTTAAAGGAAAAGCCGATGAGGTGCGCCGCGCCCTGGGATTAAAAAGCGCCTGTTTTACCATGGAAAAGATCATGACAGGCAACGGGGCGCCGGGGCAGCAGGAGCCGCCGGCTGATCAGGTCGTACCCGGTCAGCGTCAGCAGGATAACCGCCCCCGTTTATTAAAGGTCACTTTCCGGGGCAGCGGTTGGGGCCACGGTGTGGGTATGTCCCAGTACGGCGCCCTTGGCATGGCTTCCCAGGGTTATAGTTACCAGGAAATCTTGAAATACTATTATACAGGTGTCCAGATAGTTTCTAATTACGGCGCCTGA
- a CDS encoding DUF2905 domain-containing protein, translating to MMDSLGKMLALMGILLLVVGGLLMASERLFHLGRLPGDIFIQKGNFTFYFPVVTSIILSIVLTLILNLIFRR from the coding sequence ATGATGGACAGTTTAGGCAAAATGCTCGCCTTGATGGGTATCCTCCTGCTGGTCGTTGGCGGCCTGCTCATGGCATCGGAGAGGCTCTTCCACCTGGGCCGTCTCCCTGGAGACATCTTCATCCAAAAAGGTAATTTTACCTTTTACTTCCCCGTTGTTACTTCCATTATCTTGAGCATTGTCCTTACGTTAATTCTAAACCTTATTTTTCGACGGTAG
- a CDS encoding epoxyqueuosine reductase QueH, translating into MKILLHTCCGPCTIYPLDYLRREGHTVHGYFFNPNIHPYTEWLKRKETLEKYAREQELPVIFDEHYPLEQFLQMVVYRETRRCQFCYALRLRQAARVARRGGFDAFTTTLLVSPFQKHDLLREIGEAVGEEAGIPFYYMDFRPGFKEAVARSKELGMYRQQYCGCIYSEKERYYRSSRREGAGEEK; encoded by the coding sequence ATGAAAATACTGCTGCATACCTGTTGTGGCCCCTGTACCATCTACCCCCTGGACTACCTGCGCCGGGAGGGCCACACGGTTCACGGCTATTTCTTTAATCCCAATATCCATCCCTACACCGAATGGTTGAAACGTAAGGAAACTTTGGAAAAATATGCCCGAGAGCAGGAACTGCCTGTCATTTTCGATGAGCACTACCCGCTGGAGCAATTTTTACAGATGGTGGTTTACCGGGAAACCCGGCGCTGCCAGTTCTGTTATGCCCTGCGCCTGCGGCAGGCGGCCCGGGTGGCCAGGCGGGGGGGTTTTGATGCCTTCACTACCACCCTGCTGGTCAGCCCCTTTCAAAAACACGATTTGCTCCGGGAAATTGGCGAGGCCGTAGGTGAGGAAGCGGGGATCCCCTTTTACTATATGGATTTTCGTCCCGGTTTCAAGGAAGCCGTTGCCCGTTCTAAGGAGCTGGGTATGTATCGCCAGCAGTATTGCGGGTGCATATATAGTGAAAAGGAGCGCTATTACCGTTCTTCCAGAAGAGAAGGTGCAGGTGAAGAGAAATGA